From one Amia ocellicauda isolate fAmiCal2 chromosome 17, fAmiCal2.hap1, whole genome shotgun sequence genomic stretch:
- the snrnp25 gene encoding U11/U12 small nuclear ribonucleoprotein 25 kDa protein, whose translation MMAEKEDAGSPAGPVGLSVKDEEMGMEGELGEKKEQEREEDEEDEEEEDEEALPHAEFLDIFEEGLARIVQDPLLCDLPIQVTLEEVNSQVALEYGQAMTIRVCKADGEVMPIVVVQNATVMDLKKAIRRFMELKQQREGGIKYISWRYVWRTFTLVFEGEKLVDDKKKLKDYGIRNRDEVTFAKKLRKQ comes from the exons ATGATGGCAGAGAAGGAGGACGCAGGGTCCCCAGCTGGCCCCGTGGGGCTCTCAGTGAAGGATGAAGAAATGGGGATGGAGGGAGAGTTGGGAGAAAAAAAGGagcaggagagggaggaggacgaggaagatgaagaagaagaagatgaggAAGCCCTGCCCCATGCTGAATTCCTGGACATCTTTGAGGAGGGACTGGCTCGGATTGTGCAGGACCCACTGCTTTGTGATCTTCCAATTCAG GTCACTCTAGAGGAGGTCAACTCTCAGGTGGCTCTGGAGTACGGCCAGGCCATGACCATCCGAGTCTGCAAGGCTGATGGGGAAGTCATGC CCATCGTGGTGGTACAGAACGCAACCGTGATGGATCTGAAGAAAGCCATCCGTAGGTTCATGGAGCTGAAAcaacagagagagggggggatcAAATATATCAGCTG GCGATACGTGTGGAGAACATTTACTCTAGTTTTTGAAGGGGAAAAGCTGGTAGATGACAAAAAGAAACTGAAGGA ctaTGGCATACGAAACAGGGATGAGGTCACTTTTGCCAAGAAACTGagaaaacagtaa
- the polr3k gene encoding DNA-directed RNA polymerase III subunit RPC10 produces MLLFCPTCGNVLIVEEGQKCYRFACNTCPYVHNITRKVTNRKYPKLKEVDDVLGGAAAWENVDSTPETCPKCEHPRAYFMQIQTRSADEPMTTFYKCCNQICGHRWRD; encoded by the exons ATGTTGCTGTTCTGCCCGACTTGTGGAAATGTGTTGATTGTAGAAGAGGGGCAGAAGTGCTACCGATTTGCCTGTAACACTTGTCCATATGTGCACAACATTACGAGAAAG GTCACCAACAGAAAGTACCCCAAGCTGAAGGAGGTTGACGACGTACTGGGTGGGGCGGCGGCCTGGGAGAACGTGGACTCCACGCCAG AAACTTGTCCGAAGTGTGAGCACCCTCGGGCTTATTTCATGCAGATCCAGACGCGCTCGGCCGACGAGCCCATGACCACCTTCTACAAGTGCTGCAACCAAATCTGTGGGCACCGCTGGAGAGATTAA
- the cdip1 gene encoding cell death-inducing p53-target protein 1, which produces MSNDPPPPYPGGPSAPLIEEKNGQPPVSSPLPVTTGPPQGHPIPPEYGPPPYEPPQPGFIPPHVPGDGAMPHPDHAGFYIPPGPYPNLVPGQYTPGLGHYPSPGGHTATVIVPPGAATTVTVLQGEMFQTAPVQTVCHHCQQAIITKISHEIGLMNMVFCLFCFFVGCDLGCCLIPCVIDDLKDVTHTCPYCKGHIYSYKRIC; this is translated from the exons ATGTCCAACGACCCCCCTCCTCCCTACCCCGGAGGTCCCAGCGCCCCCCTGATTGAGGAGAAGAATGGTCAGCCACCTGTCTCGA GCCCTCTTCCTGTGACTACTGGCCCCCCACAGGGACATCCCATTCCTCCAGAGTATGGGCCCCCGCCATACGAACCCCCCCAGCCCGGGTTCATCCCCCCTCACGTCCCAGGAGACGGCGCCATGCCACACCCTGACCACG CTGGATTCTACATTCCACCAGGACCCTACCCTAATCTCGTCCCTGGACAGTACACCCCTGGCCTCGGCCACTACCCGTCCCCCGGCGGGCACACAGCCACGGTGATCGTGCCCCCAGGTGCTGCCACCACGGTGACCGTGCTACAGGGGGAGATGTTCCAGACTGCGCCGGTACAGACCGTGTGCCACCACTGCCAGCAGGCCATCATCACCAAGATCTCCCACGAAATCGGCTTGATGAACATGGTCTTCTGTCTCTTCTGCTTCTTTGTGGG ctgtgacctgggctgCTGCTTGATCCCTTGCGTGATCGACGACCTCAAGGACGTGACGCACACCTGTCCCTACTGCAAGGGCCACATCTACTCATACAAGCGCATCTGCTAA
- the LOC136713023 gene encoding uncharacterized protein C16orf96 homolog, whose protein sequence is MSVSVTLMELVDLALGCPDPGSVNFTVLRSLLQGMLEELGIGAVKRDLPEIQGTLTGRELPRSAQTPGIEGLAVHRLAQRVAKLEQHLELLNQLPSTEALLHQTSPGATQSMSDVWQLLQLRRRTEANEDGVAKAMSVLGDLLGEVRSLRDSQDRVLTELEELRAELQTVSLQEVQDTVRAQEEQSEKMKQAEESLRSLCADLASFPRPEELLQWRHIEEALSSQSDTEMGPTEGSDRAGARLLQVLGGLPAEQQVLGEELRSLKEQLGQHREEMASKGVPDNLLASLNWMEEDLRVLKMKSDEEQHALEACQIKLQDFQAQSEKLSTTTEQLLCHWRDIQDRVTTLEQERDDYKRLGSGNSEAASEGQQDTVSQSQLSAVSQQLSTMLQDLLDRISTQDRDWQGILDKLLKDMDSKLDRMELAPLRSELEAGWRTVKQRLREAPAFDTDTPAGFRKQLFEKVNCLSCDRPARMLKGIHMVTVPCRPQRPVSAGHPGSPWHSWYYRRWPDCHPSRVSRSCGGVHTMGGVGVRRPPQPPLPQGLSTLYANTDPALQPYRKEEVDIIGTNGVLYRGRLELHLPTLPAHGHRDRTPRGESVTAD, encoded by the exons ATGTCTGTTTCAGTCACTTTGATGGAGCTGGTGGACTTGGCCCTAGGCTGCCCCGACCCGGGTTCTGTGAACTTCACTGTCCTGCGCTCTCTCCTGCAGGGCATGCTGGAGGAGCTGGGGATTGGCGCGGTGAAGAGGGACCTGCCAGAGATACAGGGGACCCTGACAGGGAGAGAGCTGCCCAGAAGTGCCCAAACCCCAGGCATAGAAGGGCTAGCTGTCCATCGACTGGCACAGAGGGTGGCCAAACTAGAGCAGCACCTGGAGCTCCTCAACCAGCTGCCCTCTACGGAAGCCCTCCTGCACCAAACTTCACCAGGGGCCACTCAGTCCATGAGCGATGTGTGGCAGCTACTGCAGCTGCGCAGGAGAACCGAGGCCAATGAGGATGGAGTTGCCAAG GCCATGTCTGTGTTGGGAGACCTGCTGGGGGAGGTGAGGAGTCTGAGGGACAGCCAAGACAGGGTCCTGACAGAGCTGGAGGAGCTCAGAGCCGAACTGCAGACT GTCAGTCTCCAGGAGGTACAAGACACAGTGAGGGCGCAAGAGGAACAGAGCGAGAAGATGAAGCAGGCAGAGGAGTCCCTG AGGTCCCTCTGCGCAGACCTGGCCTCCTTCCCCCGCCCCGAGGAGCTACTGCAGTGGAGACACATCGAGGAGGCCCTCTCATCACAG AGTGACACCGAGATGGGTCCCACTGAGGGTAGTGACCGGGCCGGGGCTCGGCTCCTGCAAGTCCTGGGGGGGCTGCCCGCAGAGCAGCAGGTGCTGGGGGAGGAGCTGAGGAGCCTGAAGGAGCAGCTGGGACAGCACAGAGAGGAGATGG CAAGCAAGGGGGTCCCTGATAATCTGCTGGCAAGCCTAAACTGGATGGAGGAAGATTTACGGGTTTTGAAAATGAAGAGTGATGAG GAACAACACGCTTTGGAGGCCTGCCAGATCAAGCTCCAGGACTTTCAGGCCCAGTCCGAGAAACTGAGCACCACAACCGAGCAGCTTCTGTGCCACTGGAGAGACATACAG GACAGGGTGACCACCTTGGAGCAAGAAAGGGATGACTACAAGAGGTTGGGGTCAGGGAACAGTGAG gctgCATCCGAGGGACAGCAGGACACGGTCAGTCAGTCTCAGCTCAgtgcagtcagtcagcagctgaGCACCATGCTGCAGGACCTGCTGGACCGGATCTCCACCCAGGACCGCGACTGGCAGGGGATCCTGGACAAGCTCCTCAAGGACATGGACAGCAAG TTGGACCGCATGGAGCTGGCCCCGCTGCGCTCGGAGCTGGAGGCCGGCTGGCGCACAGTGAAGCAGAGGCTGAGGGAGGCCCCGGCCTTCGACACCGACACGCCTGCTGGCTTCCGAAA GCAGCTCTTTGAGAAGGTGAACTGCCTCTCCTGTGACAGACCTGCAAGGATGTTGAAGGGAAT ACACATGGTGACGGTACCCTGCCGGCCTCAGCGTCCCGTCAGCGCCGGGCATCCTGGCTCCCCCTGGCACAGCTGGTACTATCG GCGCTGGCCCGACTGCCATCCGTCCAGGGTCTCTCGCTCCTGTGGTGGTGTCCACACTATGGGGGGAGTTGGTGTGAGgcgccccccccagccccctctGCCACAGGGCCTCAGCACCCTGTATGCCAACACAGACCCTGCCCTTCAGCCCTACAGGAAG GAGGAGGTGGACATCATTGGTACAAATGGTGTCCTGTACCGCGGCCGTCTGGAGCTCCACCTGCCCACGCTGCCCGCCCACGGCCACAGGGACAGGACCCCCAGGGGCGAGTCTGTCACAGCTGATTGA